One stretch of Diabrotica undecimpunctata isolate CICGRU chromosome 5, icDiaUnde3, whole genome shotgun sequence DNA includes these proteins:
- the LOC140442179 gene encoding uncharacterized protein, protein MVQNWSLKVLARRFITTFCAYLHSFQLSCEQHTGGSPSRGEENLKALLEDALNDAKKQGGYKKGDKIRIIAHNDKFNHPISTKVTTEDNMDNLLQQVENILTSNDTVLLGDTKFDIQIFKMPRGSGRRRMINLSEDRRTKKSITRIVNTDNLCGARAIVTALTYITKEILGHKLIKRDTQSIRDGRTLQTVLAEKLCGLLGGCYVDGFTLDDFKKAEELLNVQIKIICAENFNTIIYEGPEKTNKIYLYKNGNHFDVINRLKGLYGTHFYCTKCDTPYQSKHKCKKAPLCTICKQPEHDLSTHTKILCELCNRFCFNIECLHNHEAMCKEVFKCEKCNKVCKRANEHVCGYSMCRNCNTFVEIATHHCYMMKKPAKGGICEVPCVCNNRSNEENMGCRKHYKTTVTSMQDTGIHIPNLVIAHDFNGNKFVFKDNEEFCKWLISEKHRGYTAVAHNGKSYDSYFILKYCVENTIKPYTIYNGSKLMLLEVPAIKLKIIDSSNFVSGPLAEFPKTFGLAELKKGYFPHFFNVPENQQYVGALPSPKYYGPNTMKEKQRTAFLEWYEDHKNDEFDFQRELHTYCDSDVDILRRGCLEFRKEFLGIANIDPFQYLTIASVCMAIYRAKYLQPNTIGVVKQDLKDTYSEASIKWLSQFPDVQHALNGGEITICGAKVDGYDACTNTVYQYHGCFWHGHPECFAPNTINHVNNEAMSDLYERTLRRAAQIKEAGYKLVEMWECEWLKSKECKNAPSPQIVEPLKPREAFFGGRTNAIKLNVTGKKLRYIDIVSLYPTVQYYDRYPIGHPVKIHAPESYNPSWFGLVHCQILPPTNLYHPVLPVKTDKLMFPLCNQCALEDCENCDHDDSERALKGTWTTLEINKALEKGYKMLKVYEVWNFEQTSTDLFKGYVKDFMKIKLETSPHTYASNEEYARVVKEQMGIDLDLEKISPNLGKRAVAKLCLNSLWGKFGQRMNMKQTEYVVDLKRWYELLMDDKINITNVIFVNDHIAQVSYDYKDVFVEDPTSTNIFVALFTTSNARLRLYDMIDRLGEAVAYFDTDSVVYIDDGLNTVETGEMLGDWSDELGSDDYIVEWQATGPKSYYYKTVEGKEVTKIKGFTLNYENSLVLNTSAMNDIIHDPTKQIKLTYDQICRDVHTKDIVTKKRVSKTFKMDYKKRKIVHNDECMDTLPLGYKAS, encoded by the exons ATGGTTCAAAATTGGTCATTGAAGGTTTTAGCGCGTAGATTCATAACTACATTTTGTGCGTACCTACATAGTTTTCAGCTCTCTTGCGAGCAGCATACAGGGGGTTCTCCTAGCCGCGGCGAAGAGAACTTGAAAGCTCTGTTGGAGGATGCGCTGAATGATGCAAAGAAACAGGGTGGctacaaaaaaggggataaaatcCGAATAATTGCCCACAATGACAAGTTCAATCACCCTATATCGACAAAAGTGACCACAGAAGACAATATGGATAATTTATTACAACAAGTTGAAAACATATTAACATCTAACGATACTGTTCTTTTGGGTGACACGAAATTCGATATTCAAATTTTCAAGATGCCTAGGGGTAGCGGTCGTCGTAGAATGATAAATTTGTCAGAGGATCGTCGAACCAAAAAGAGCATTACACGGATTGTTAATACTGATAATCTTTGTGGGGCTAGAGCAATCGTAACGGCTCTTACATACATCACAAAAGAGATTTTGGGTCACAAACTGATCAAAAGGGATACTCAGAGCATACGTGATGGCCGAACATTACAGACTGTTTTGGCGGAAAAACTTTGTGGTCTATTGGGTGGTTGCTATGTCGACGGCTTTACTTTGGATGATTTTAAGAAGGCCGAAGAACTGTTGAATGTGCAAATTAAGATCATCTGCGCTGAAAATTTCAACACAATCATATACGAGGGTcccgaaaaaacaaacaaaatttatctATACAAAAATGGGAATCACTTCGACGTAATCAACAGGTTAAAAGGGTTGTATGGCACACATTTTTACTGTACAAAGTGCGATACACCTTATCAAAGCAAGCACAAGTGCAAGAAAGCACCTCTGTGTACAATCTGCAAGCAGCCAGAACACGACTTGTCGACGCACACAAAGATCCTTTGCGAATTATGTAACCGCTTCTGCTTTAATATTGAATGCCTGCATAATCACGAAGCAATGTGCAAAGAAGTATTTAAATGTGAAAAGTGCAATAAAGTATGTAAAAGAGCCAATGAGCATGTGTGTGGCTACTCGATGTGCAGGAATTGTAACACATTCGTAGAGATAGCTACGCATCATTGCTATATGATGAAAAAACCCGCCAAAGGAGGAATTTGCGAAGTACCGTGTGTATGTAATAATCGTAGTAATGAAGAAAATATGGGTTGTCGGAAGCATTATAAAACAACTGTTACAT CAATGCAAGACACAGGTATACACATACCGAACTTGGTGATAGCCCACGATTTTAAtggtaataaatttgttttcaaaGACAATGAAGAATTTTGTAAATGGTTAATTTCTGAGAAACACAGGGGTTATACAGCAGTAGCTCACAACGGGAAAAGTTACGACTcgtattttattttgaaatactgtGTAGAAAACACGATAAAACCGTACACCATCTACAACGGGTCAAAACTGATGCTGCTAGAAGTACCtgctattaaattaaaaataattgataGTTCGAATTTCGTGAGCGGTCCTCTGGCAGAATTCCCCAAAACGTTTGGATTGGCAGAGTTGAAGAAGGGGTATTTTCCTCACTTTTTTAATGTGCCTGAGAACCAGCAATATGTTGGGGCTTTACCAAGCCCTAAATATTATGGTCCCAATACCATGAAAGAGAAGCAACGTACAGCTTTCCTCGAATGGTATGAGGACCATAAAAACGATGAGTTTGATTTTCAGAGGGAGCTACATACCTACTGCGATTCAGATGTAGATATTCTACGAAGAGGTTGTTTGGAATTTCGTAAAGAATTTTTGGGGATCGCTAACATAGACCCGTTTCAATATCTGACCATTGCTAGTGTTTGTATGGCTATATATAGGGCCAAATATCTGCAACCAAATACTATTGGGGTTGTAAAACAGGATCTTAAGGATACGTACAGTGAAGCATCCATAAAGTGGCTCAGTCAGTTTCCAGACGTACAACATGCTCTTAATGGAGGCGAAATTACGATCTGTGGTGCAAAAGTGGATGGCTATGATGCCTGTACAAATACTGTGTACCAGTACCACGGTTGTTTTTGGCATGGCCACCCCGAGTGTTTTGCACCCAACACTATTAATCATGTCAACAATGAGGCAATGAGCGACTTGTACGAACGAACACTGAGGAGAGCCGCACAAATAAAAGAAGCTGGTTACAAACTAGTAGAAATGTGGGAATGTGAATGgttaaaatcaaaagaatgtaAAAATGCACCGAGCCCTCAAATTGTTGAACCCTTAAAGCCTCGTGAAGCATTCTTTGGAGGACGAACAAACGCCATAAAACTAAATGTGACTGGTAAAAAgcttagatatatagatattgtaTCGCTTTACCCTACTGTACAGTATTATGACCGCTACCCCATTGGCCACCCTGTTAAAATACATGCACCTGAATCATACAACCCCTCGTGGTTTGGCCTAGTACATTGTCAAATACTACCACCTACCAACTTATATCACCCAGTCCTACCTGTCAAAACTGACAAATTAATGTTTCCGTTGTGTAATCAATGCGCCTTGGAAGATTGCGAAAATTGTGATCATGATGACTCAGAACGCGCATTAAAAGGTACGTGGACGACTCTAGAGATCAATAAAGCCCTAGAAAAGGGGTATAAAATGTTGAAAGTGTACGAGGTGTGGAATTTTGAACAAACTTCGACGGATTTATTTAAGGGCTATGTCaaagattttatgaaaataaaattagaaactaGTCCACATACATATGCCTCAAACGAAGAATACGCTCGGGTTGTAAAAGAACAAATGGGCATAGACTTAGACTTGGAGAAGATATCTCCAAATCTTGGTAAACGAGCAGTCGCTAAACTATGCTTGAATAGTCTATGGGGCAAGTTTGGGCAAAGAATGAATATGAAACAGACAGAGTATGTTGTGGACCTCAAAAGATGGTATGAGCTCTTGATGGATGATAAGATTAACATAACTAATGTGATATTTGTTAACGATCACATAGCCCAAGTCTCATATGATTACAAGGACGTATTTGTAGAAGACCCCACATCTACAAATATTTTTGTGGCTTTATTTACGACAAGTAACGCTCGTCTGAGACTGTACGATATGATTGATAGGTTAGGAGAGGCTGTAGCTTATTTCGACACAGACTCCGTTGTTTATATTGATGATGGCCTAAACACTGTCGAAACAGGTGAAATGTTGGGCGATTGGAGCGATGAGCTTGGGTCAGATGATTATATTGTAGAATGGCAGGCTACTGGACCAAAAAGTTATTACTACAAAACAGTCGAGGGCAAAGAGGTGACTAAAATCAAAGGCTTTACTTTAAACTACGAGAACAGCCTAGTACTCAATACCTCAGCGATGAATGATATCATACACGATCCCACCAAACAAATCAAGCTCACATATGACCAAATATGCCGCGATGTCCACACTAAAGACATAGTGACGAAAAAAAGGGTATCGAAGACATTCAAGATGGACtacaaaaaacgaaaaattgtaCATAATGATGAGTGTATGGATACATTGCCTCTAGGCTACAAGGCCTCTTAG